The Gossypium hirsutum isolate 1008001.06 chromosome D06, Gossypium_hirsutum_v2.1, whole genome shotgun sequence genome contains the following window.
tatttaaaaaaaagaatcaaagtaGATATTCTTAAAGCAAAGCAATGATTAAAAAATTCAATCCAAGAGTCGAAATTGAACGGACTAAAACCGGATGTATGGCAAAGAGGGTTGGCATCAGTTGATTTGGATGACACGTACAGTACTACTTGCAATTGCAAGGATGATTTTTGAGATTCAAAGTTTGTTGGTCAAATTCTAAGCAAAGATTCATTTGATAAATCATTTTAACACATACTAATCATATATAAATAAAGAATGTAACTTGTTACTCTTAAAATAGTGACAATGCACAATAAAGATTGTACAATTATTGAGTGAGTATCTCAATAATTATGTAATGGACGAATTTTAATAGAATTCAactagtatttttatttttaaatttgaaagattaaatttttaattatagtaAAGATAGATGGCAGTGAGAGGTTGAGGGTGAGGGATAATCAAGATAATGAGATTGTGAAACAGATATTGCCAACACACAATCTTCAATCTTCAATCTTCAATCTTCATCCAAAGAACCAGAAAGGGAGAAAAGAAtaagattgaaattttattttcctgagatttgtttgattaaagagaTGGTGCCATGAATTGGTATCCATTGAATTTCAATCCTTTTTCTTGCAATTACTTCCATTCATTTTCTTTTGGAGGTTTGTGAtttcttttttatgttaattttggaATCTGACATGTTATGTCCTCAAAAAAATATGTCTTTTTTCTCCATAGTTGCAGCGTCACCCATCATCCACCAAAATTCTTTAATTTtcccataaaaataattatttttttcatgattttcatTTACATTTGATTATTTATGCACAACCATATATAAATATAGACAAAAGTATACACACAGTTCTACCACCAACCCACTTTCCCTTCTCTCActcatgaaataaaaattaaacctttaAGCCTTTTTGTTTCATTGCCTCACCAACCCAaagtttctttttcttctccattgcattttcattaccaaaaccttaagaaaaaaacaaagaagcaACTTCTTTGATGGAGAGGGCAAGGAGGTTGGCTAGCAGGGCAATCCTTAAACGCTTGGTTAATGAAACCAAGCAATCAAGCAATGGGCAAATGAGCTGTAGATCACCTGTTTTATACACTCCTTCAAGGTATGTATCTTCACTGTCACCATTTGGTTCCAAGTATTATAGCAGATCAGATTTGTTAGGAGGTAGAAATGTACCAAACAGTTTTGGGTCACAACAAGTTCGATCCATCTCTGTTGAGGCATTGAAATCGAGTGATACTTTTCCCCGCCGCCATAACTCTGCAACCCCTGAGGAGCAGGCCAAAATGGCTGAATCTTGTGGGTTTGATAGTCTTGATTCCCTTATTGATGCAACTGTGCCTAAAGCTATACGTATTGATTCCATGAAGTTTTCAAAGTTTGATGAAGGGTTAACTGAGAGCCAAATGATTGAACACATGAAAATGTTGGAATCTAAGAACAAGATTTTCAAGTCATTCATTGGGATGGGTTATTATAACACTCATGTTCCCCCTGTGATTTTGAGGAACATAATGGAGAATCCAGCTTGGTACACTCAATACACACCTTACCAAGCTGAGATATCTCAAGGCAGGCTTGAGTCTTTGCTTAACTTCCAAACCATGATTACTGATCTCACTGGTTTGCCTATGTCAAATGCTTCATTGCTTGATGAGGGAACTGCTGCTGCTGAGGCTATGGCCATGTGTAACAATATTctgaaagggaaaaagaagactTTCATCATTGCTAATAATTGTCACCCTCAGACAATTGATATTTGTAAGACTAGAGCTGATGGTTTTGATCTTAAAGTGGTTACTGCAGATCTTAAGGATATTGATTACAGCTCTGGTGATGTTTGTGGGGTTTTGGTTCAGTATCCAGGGACCGAGGGTGAGGTTTTGGACTACGGGGAGTTTATTAAGAATGCTCATGCTCATGGTGTTAAGGTTGTCATGGCAACTGATTTATTGGCATTGACAGTGTTGAAGCCCCCAGGTGAACTTGGGGCAGACATTGTTGTTGGCTCGGCACAAAGGTTCGGGGTGCCGATGGGGTACGGTGGCCCTCATGCTGCGTTTTTGGCTACTTCTCAAGAGTATAAGAGGATGATGCCTGGACGAATTATCGGTGTTAGTGTTGATTCTTCCGGGAAGCCTGCTTTGCGTATGGCAATGCAAACCCGGGAGCAACATATTCGCAGGGACAAAGCTACCAGTAACATATGCACAGCTCAAGTAAGAGATTCGTCCTTATGTGTGATTATTGTTCATAATACATATTTCTCTTTGTATTTGGATGAATTGTCTTTGCTTTGTTTGACTTGATATATTGTTTTATCTAGGCATTACTAGCAAACATGGCTGCCATGTATGCTGTTTATCATGGACCTGAGGGCTTAAAGGCCATTGCACAACGTGTTCATGGTCTTGCTGGGGTATTTGCTTTGGGACTGAAGAAACTTGGCACCGTGGAAGTCCAGGGCCTTCCCTTCTTTGATACTGTGAAGGTTACATGTGCTGATGCCCATTCAATTGCTGATGCTGCTCGCAGGAGTGAGATAAACCTTCGGGTTCTTGATGCCAAAACAGTGAGTCTGATTGCACCTACCCGTTTGTTCGGTCAACACAATATTATATATCATGAGATAACCGGTACTTGGCTGATTTGCAGATTACTGTTTCGTTTGATGAAACAACTACTTTGGAAGATGTGGACAAGCTTTTCAAAGTATTTTCTGGTGGCAAACCAGTGAGTGCTAATAACCTCCTCCATTATAACAATGTTCACACTTGTATGTTTTTTGCCTTCTTAACCTTTATCTAACTTTCAGGTCTCATTCACTGCTGCATCTCTTGCATCCGAGGTTGAGACTGCAATTCCTTCTGGACTAGAACGACAGAGCCCATATCTTACACACTCGATATTTAACATGTATGTCACTTCCATAAAAAGGATGAGCTACTTGTAGCATATAAATCATATTTGTTACCCTCACTTTCATCTGTTTTCTTTTCAGGTATCACACAGAACACGAGTTGCTTCGATACATCCACAGGTTACAGTCAAAGGATCTCTCCTTGTGTCATAGTATGATTCCATTGGGATCTTGTACGATGAAACTAAATGCAACGGCTGAAATGATGCCTGTTACATGGCCTGGTTTCACGGACATTCACCCTTTTGCCCCTCAAGAGCAGGCTCAGGGCTATCAGGTGCTAATTCAGAAGCATCTCTTCACCTAGAACTTGTTGatactattttttgttttttatttcatgtaGTCAAGAGTAGAGTTAGATCTACTTCAATTTATTGATGAATTATGGTTTCTATTCTACTAGGAAATGTTCAATAATTTAGGTGAACTGTTATGTACCATCACTGGGTTTGACTCATTCTCTTTGCAACCTAATGCCGGTGCTGCGGGCGAGTATGCTGGACTAATGGTTATCCGTGCATATCATATGGTAAGTGACACTAACCTGCTTATAGTCCTCTtcattgaaagaaaaaaagagatccTTTTACAACTTCTGTTGATTATGCTGATGCATACTCTGGATAAATACTGCAGTCAAGAGGGGACCATCACCGCAACGTGTGCATCATACCTGTTTCGGCACATGGGACAAATCCTGCAAGTGCTGCTATGTGTGGAATGAAAATTGTTTCTGTTGGAACCGATTCCAAGGGTAACATCAATATTGAAGAATTAAGGAAAGCTGCTGAAGCTAACAAGGACAAGTTGTCCGCTCTTATGGTATGAATCCATTACATCCATTGCTACAATTCCTTTTAAAGTCAATGAAATTGCTCATGCAAATCCAATTTATCATTTCAATTTCAGGTTACTTATCCTTCAACACATGGAGTGTATGAAGAAGGCATTGATGAGATATGTAAGATTATTCATGACAATGGAGGTCAAGTTTACATGGATGGGGCTAACATGAATGCCCaggtcttttctttttcctcttattCTAACTTTTTGTTTTtactctttttgttcttttttttctaatCTTTTTCCATACAGGTCGGTTTGACAAGTCCGGGTTTTATTGGAGCCGATGTTTGCCATCTGAATCTCCACAAAACCTTCTGCATTCCACACGGAGGTGGTGGACCTGGCATGGGACCTATTGGTGTCAAGAAGCATTTGGCACCATTTTTGCCTTCACACCCTGTGGTATATACTCCCTGAGACTTAcctatgcatatatatatttgttagcATTTATCACTTTTATCACATTGCAAACGGCATTTAGTGGTGGATTCTTCTGCAACAAGATTTTCTGACCAAATGTTGATTTCTTCATCAA
Protein-coding sequences here:
- the LOC121218502 gene encoding glycine dehydrogenase (decarboxylating), mitochondrial, coding for MERARRLASRAILKRLVNETKQSSNGQMSCRSPVLYTPSRYVSSLSPFGSKYYSRSDLLGGRNVPNSFGSQQVRSISVEALKSSDTFPRRHNSATPEEQAKMAESCGFDSLDSLIDATVPKAIRIDSMKFSKFDEGLTESQMIEHMKMLESKNKIFKSFIGMGYYNTHVPPVILRNIMENPAWYTQYTPYQAEISQGRLESLLNFQTMITDLTGLPMSNASLLDEGTAAAEAMAMCNNILKGKKKTFIIANNCHPQTIDICKTRADGFDLKVVTADLKDIDYSSGDVCGVLVQYPGTEGEVLDYGEFIKNAHAHGVKVVMATDLLALTVLKPPGELGADIVVGSAQRFGVPMGYGGPHAAFLATSQEYKRMMPGRIIGVSVDSSGKPALRMAMQTREQHIRRDKATSNICTAQALLANMAAMYAVYHGPEGLKAIAQRVHGLAGVFALGLKKLGTVEVQGLPFFDTVKVTCADAHSIADAARRSEINLRVLDAKTITVSFDETTTLEDVDKLFKVFSGGKPVSFTAASLASEVETAIPSGLERQSPYLTHSIFNMYHTEHELLRYIHRLQSKDLSLCHSMIPLGSCTMKLNATAEMMPVTWPGFTDIHPFAPQEQAQGYQEMFNNLGELLCTITGFDSFSLQPNAGAAGEYAGLMVIRAYHMSRGDHHRNVCIIPVSAHGTNPASAAMCGMKIVSVGTDSKGNINIEELRKAAEANKDKLSALMVTYPSTHGVYEEGIDEICKIIHDNGGQVYMDGANMNAQVGLTSPGFIGADVCHLNLHKTFCIPHGGGGPGMGPIGVKKHLAPFLPSHPVVPTGGIPAPEKSDPLGTISAAPWGSALILPISYTYIAMMGSKGLTDASKIAILNANYMAKHLEKHYPVLFRGVNGTVAHEFIIDLRGFKNTAGIEPEDVAKRLMDYGFHAPTMSWPVPGTLMIEPTESESKAELDRFCDTLISIREEIAEIENGKADIHNNVLKGAPHPPSLLMADAWTKPYSREYAAFPASWLRTAKFWPTTGRVDNVYGDRNVICTLLPVSQMVEEAAAANS